TCCGGGCACCGGTGACGGATGGCGGCATGGGCGGCTTGGCGGGCTCGCCAATGATTTCCGCAATCTCCGAGTTCCAGAGAACATTGACATTGGGACGCTGGAACAGGCGCTCCTGCAGGATCTTTTCCGAGCGGAAGCTATCCCGGCGGTGAACGACGGTGACAGACTTCGCGATGTTGGACAGGTACAGTGCCTCTTCGACGGCGGAATTTCCGCCTCCGACCACGATGACATCCCGGTTGCGATAGAAGAAGCCGTCGCAGGTTGCGCAGGCCGAGACGCCAAAGCCCTGGAAATGCTGTTCGCTCTCGATGCCCAGCCACTTCGCCTTGGCACCGGTTGCGATCACCAGCGTGTCGGCCGTCCAGGTCTGGCCTGAATCGGTGCTGACAACGAATGGGCGCTGCGACAGCTCAACCTTCGTCACCAGATCGTTCACAATTTCCGTGCCGACATGGTGCGCCTGCTTGAGCATCTGTTCCATCAGCCATGGACCCTGGATGGGGTCGGCAAAGCCAGGATAATTTTCCACATCGGTGGTGATCATCAACTGGCCACCCTGTTCCATGCCGGCGATGAGAACGGGCTTCAGCATGGCGCGAGCGGCGTAGATGGCGGCAGTGTATCCTGCGGGGCCGGAGCCGATGATCAGGACCTGCGTATGACGGGCAGACATGATTTCTATCCTTCAGGGATTGCAGGGGAGCGAGCGCTGTTCGCGCAGAAGCAATCCATCGATTATGTTAACTCGCCCCCATTTATGATTGAACCATGTTCCAGTTCAAGGGCAGCCTTGCATTACAGGCAGGCCAGCTTTGCGTTCTGCACAATATTAGGCGCTTCTTTCAGTGCACATTGGCGTGAATTTCTTGCGTTCGGGGCTGCAATGGCTAATACCACTGGAAAACATATCAGAGGAATTTCGCGTGCTGCGAGTCGAACTCGACACCACTGACATCAAGATCTTGCGTGAATTGCAGCGTGATGGCCGCATGACCAATGTGGAACTGGCCGAACGCGTTGGCATTTCTGCGCCTCCTTGCCTGCGACGCGTTCGCAAGCTGGAGGAGATGGGGATCATTGAAGGTTATGCCGCCATCCTGAACGGGCCGAAGCTCGGATACGATCTGGTGGCCTTTTGCCTTATCGGTCTGAAGCATCAATCGGAAGCCAATCTGAAGGCCTTTGCTGCTCTGGCGGAAAGCTGGCCCATCGTGCGCGAAGCATGGATGGTGTCTGGCGACAGCGATTTTCTGCTGCGTTGCACTGCTGAAAATTTGACGAAGTTTCAGGATTTCGTCATCGAGGTTCTGGCGGCCAACGAGCACGTGGACACGGTTCGCACGATGCTGACGATCCGGCAGGTCAAGAAACTGGGGCTGGTCGAGATCTGATCTCAGGGCCGATGAAACGGAACCCGGAGATTACGTAGTCGGCTCGACGGGTTGAACCGATTGCCGCGCCACGCAAACGCAGCCTGCGATGCGAGGCGTTGAACTTCGCGGCCGAGTTTCTGAAGAAGCGTTCGCTTCTGCTTCTTTTTCTCCACTGCCCAGGCCCGCTCGATTTCTCCGCCAAGGCCCACCTGATGGCTCGGCAGGAACTGATCCTGGATGCAGAGGGCAGGAAGCGTCTGATAGATCACCAGTTCGTCAAACAGCGGCGAAACCGGATCGAAGACCAGATGATCAACCGCATGCGCGCTTTGTCCGATGGCTTTCAGCAGTCGCAGTGCGGCTTTTGGCGTGATGATGTAACCCGCCAGACCCAGATGGCCTGATCTCAATCGCGCCAGCCGTAGCCCGGAACCCACGTTGATGGCCTGCCGATCAACCGAGACAGGGCGCAAGGTGGTTTCGAATTTGACGATATCCGCATCCGCCGGCAGCCAATCCGTATGCGCCAGCCAGTGACGCGCGCTGTCGGCGATATGGACATCATCTTCCAGCACGACACACGGCTTGTCTTGCTCAACCGTATTTTGCCAGGCCTGTCTCTGGCTTAGCAGAATGCCCACTTCGCCGGGTGTCAGGATCAGGCTTCCGTCGTCTCGTGCTGCCGACCAGGTGCGCAAGGCTTCGGGTTCCAGCGCCTTGCCGTCCACGGCGGGAATTCGGGCCCAGGCGAGACCAAGGCCGTCCAGCAGCGTCCGCATGCGCTGCATGCGGTCTGTGGCGCGATCCAGATTGATGACGAAGACCTGCATAAGGGTCAACCGCGCGCCAAGAGGCGAGCATAGACTTCGCCGATTGCCCGCGCTTCTCCTTCCACGGAGAAATTCTTGCGCGCATGGGCAAGGGCATTGTGGCTTGCCCGCGCCAGCCGTTCATCGTCTTCGAGGTAAGGACAAAGAGCCGTCACGAAATTTTCGACGGAGCCGCGGCCGACGATATGGCCGGTCTGGCCCTCTACGACAAGTTCCGGAAATGCGCCGACATCGGATGCAATCACGGGCACAGCGCTTGCCATGGCTTCCAGCGGGGTCAGGCCGAAGCCTTCCCAGCGTTGCGGTGCAACGAACAGGTCCAGAGCGCGATACCAGTCGGGAATATTCGTGTGTTCCCCGACGAACAGGATACGGTCTGAAAGCCCGGCAGCATTGACCTTTTGCTTCAGCTCTTCCTCGAAAGCCAGGTGCTTGGCAGTGGCGCGGCCGGCAATCACGCCTTTCCAGCCCGGGTGAGACGGCAGAAGGCGAGCCAAGGCATCGACGAAGAGATCGGTCCCCTTCTGATGTCGGACGCGACCGAAGCAGCCGATGTAGCGAAAACCGGGATCAAGGCCGACAGCAGACTTGGCAGTAGCCTTGTCCGCAGCCGGAGAAAACCGCTCGAGATCAATGCCGTGAAGGATCACCGTGCTCTCGCGCTCAAGGTATGAGGCTGTTTTCTGGCAGACGGCAATGACGCCATCCATGCGCGAGATCAACCACTTCGTCCAGCCGCTATGATGCCGTTGCGAGGCCGAAGTGAACAGAAGTCTGAGCGGCATTCGAAATATATCCCGCAGGATGATGCCGGGCAGCATTTCGATGTTCCGGCGCGCGTGCCAAACGCGGCAGGTCTGGCCTGACGGCGGCTTCCAAAGCTGAGGCACTTGCCATGCCGTCATGGAGGGCAACGACGAGGGAAGTCCCGGCCCGAAGGTGATGACCTTCTGGCCGAGTGCATTCTGGACCGGGACAAGCTGGATGACGGTCGAGGTGACGCCCGACAATCTTCGCTTGAAGTGCGGGGCAATGATCTCGATCTGAGAAAGAGATGAGGGCACGAGTGCTTTGCGCCTTCTATCAGCCCCAGGAAACGGACAGGATCTCGTAAGCCTTCGAGCCACCCGGCGCGTTGACCTCAATCGAATCACCCACTTCCTTGCCGATCAGGGCGCGGGCGATAGGCGAAGAAATGGAGATGCGACCTTCCTTGACGTCAGCTTCCTGATCGCCAACGATCTGGTAGGTCTTCTCTTCGTCAGAGTCTTCATCAACGAGTTTGACCTTGGCGCCAAACTTGATTTTCGAACCCGACATTTTCGTCAGGTCAATGACTTCCGCGCGCGCCGTCAGGTCTTCGAGTTCCGTAATGCGGCCCTCGTTGTGGCTCTGCGCTTCCTTGGCGGCATGATATTCAGCGTTTTCCGAAAGATCGCCGTGGGCGCGTGCCTCCGCAATGGCTTCGATAATGCGGGGACGCTCCTCCTGCTGGCGCCAGCGCAGCTCTTCCTGCAGCTTGGTGAAGCCAGACGGCGTCATCGGTACCTTTTCAACCATTTCTCATTTCCTCAGTCTTATGCCCACAACTGGCAGACACAAAAAGAAACAGGTCCCGGAGGGGACCCCGGAACCATGTGAAAACTCTTCTGCCTTCGAACATAGCAGAATCGCAAAGCGGAAAGCCAGCAAATTCGAGATAGGGCTTTTTCTGCGGTCGAACAGGGGAGAACTTCGGAGAAGCCGCTCGTAGCTGCATCTGTGTTGCAGAGGCAGACTGCCCTTTCTGCTATGCTTATAAATATATAATTATAGTAAAATATAACAACGTTGTGATCTGGATATAGCAACATCAGCAAAAAGTATGTTTTTACTCCAGATTAATATTAAAAATACATCATCACTCTTATTTCAAAAGGTGATTGATGATGTTGAAGAATATATTGTTCTGCGAAGGCGGAAATTTCGCCATCCTGACCGCTTTATTGATTCCTATAATCCTTTTGAGTGCTGGATTTGCCGTTGACTATAGCGTGATGACGCTTGAGCTGAAGCGGGCTCAGGAAAGTGCGGATGCGGCTGCTCTTGCTGCTTCGCAGGCCTACAATAAAGGTTTGTCTGGCGAA
The window above is part of the Rhizobium rhizoryzae genome. Proteins encoded here:
- the trxB gene encoding thioredoxin-disulfide reductase, with amino-acid sequence MSARHTQVLIIGSGPAGYTAAIYAARAMLKPVLIAGMEQGGQLMITTDVENYPGFADPIQGPWLMEQMLKQAHHVGTEIVNDLVTKVELSQRPFVVSTDSGQTWTADTLVIATGAKAKWLGIESEQHFQGFGVSACATCDGFFYRNRDVIVVGGGNSAVEEALYLSNIAKSVTVVHRRDSFRSEKILQERLFQRPNVNVLWNSEIAEIIGEPAKPPMPPSVTGARIRDTRTGAITEMPIHGVFVAIGHAPATELFKDQLKLKSNGYLWTAPDSTATSIPGVFAAGDVTDDTFRQAITAAGMGCMAALEAERFLAGIQPMAQAAE
- a CDS encoding Lrp/AsnC family transcriptional regulator, yielding MLRVELDTTDIKILRELQRDGRMTNVELAERVGISAPPCLRRVRKLEEMGIIEGYAAILNGPKLGYDLVAFCLIGLKHQSEANLKAFAALAESWPIVREAWMVSGDSDFLLRCTAENLTKFQDFVIEVLAANEHVDTVRTMLTIRQVKKLGLVEI
- a CDS encoding glycosyltransferase family 25 protein, whose product is MQVFVINLDRATDRMQRMRTLLDGLGLAWARIPAVDGKALEPEALRTWSAARDDGSLILTPGEVGILLSQRQAWQNTVEQDKPCVVLEDDVHIADSARHWLAHTDWLPADADIVKFETTLRPVSVDRQAINVGSGLRLARLRSGHLGLAGYIITPKAALRLLKAIGQSAHAVDHLVFDPVSPLFDELVIYQTLPALCIQDQFLPSHQVGLGGEIERAWAVEKKKQKRTLLQKLGREVQRLASQAAFAWRGNRFNPSSRLRNLRVPFHRP
- a CDS encoding glycosyltransferase family 4 protein — protein: MPSSLSQIEIIAPHFKRRLSGVTSTVIQLVPVQNALGQKVITFGPGLPSSLPSMTAWQVPQLWKPPSGQTCRVWHARRNIEMLPGIILRDIFRMPLRLLFTSASQRHHSGWTKWLISRMDGVIAVCQKTASYLERESTVILHGIDLERFSPAADKATAKSAVGLDPGFRYIGCFGRVRHQKGTDLFVDALARLLPSHPGWKGVIAGRATAKHLAFEEELKQKVNAAGLSDRILFVGEHTNIPDWYRALDLFVAPQRWEGFGLTPLEAMASAVPVIASDVGAFPELVVEGQTGHIVGRGSVENFVTALCPYLEDDERLARASHNALAHARKNFSVEGEARAIGEVYARLLARG
- the greA gene encoding transcription elongation factor GreA, with translation MVEKVPMTPSGFTKLQEELRWRQQEERPRIIEAIAEARAHGDLSENAEYHAAKEAQSHNEGRITELEDLTARAEVIDLTKMSGSKIKFGAKVKLVDEDSDEEKTYQIVGDQEADVKEGRISISSPIARALIGKEVGDSIEVNAPGGSKAYEILSVSWG